A window of the Mucilaginibacter sp. cycad4 genome harbors these coding sequences:
- a CDS encoding c-type cytochrome, giving the protein MASIRGQSHFKNDSLHWPAGFTITRFTGPELTPSPACLAVAATGEVFVGVDMIGSLGKDPGKGRIIKLIDSDNDGKLDKHTDFADVDDPRGILIMGDQVFVLHTVFSKETRKATGMILEVFEDKDHDGIADGPPKPLVEHLSNAHMLVERGTDHATNGIRMGIDGWIYIAVGDFGFHDATDRDGKKLTMLGGGIIRVRPNGREMEVYTHGTRNIYDVAIDPYMNVFTRDNTNDGGGWNIRFSHHIQSGEYGYPLLFQHFTDEILPALVDLGGGSGTGSLFMDEPTWPEKYNHVPMTADWGRSELYINRVKPDGASFKQTEEPFIELPQITDLDVDGSGRLYLSAWDGAGYSGSASKGYVIRAIPNGWSYKAFPDVKALAIADLANMLKSESAVARLNASQELITRPADESSKAAFAIASDVGAPLYARVAALFTYAQIARESGIANLVQLTQDNALREFALRELTDRKAGIAQVPIAPFLNGLKDSSPRVKAAAIIGLGRLSRLEAAPELLKTQVPASFAAPAKNTEGAHATPNSAIILPHLAVRALVSMNAVDGCVSAIGTTNSTLALWALRYMYDAKAVNGLIAVYPKIKNPKTKKQILVTLARLYKQEAPYDASWWWGTRPDSHGPIYKGITWEGSARIEKFLTVERSKAGAAGKQFYADLNERHQMGITAFGGEEKSAPTKEVKVDLSKILNKKGQIGNSSIEDVMLMLAKVKGDPKKGKALFTQQGCVACHSLTRGEKLKGPFMGQIGSIMNRQQIAESILKPSASISQGFATVMITAKGNKNYMGFITDESAQKIVMRNITGDVFTIKASDVLTRKELKTSMMPVGLANALSYDEFASLVTFLSQQKN; this is encoded by the coding sequence TTGGCTTCAATACGAGGACAAAGTCATTTTAAGAACGATTCGCTCCATTGGCCTGCCGGTTTTACAATTACCAGGTTTACCGGGCCTGAGCTTACACCAAGTCCGGCTTGTTTAGCTGTGGCTGCCACAGGTGAGGTATTTGTAGGTGTTGATATGATCGGCTCGCTGGGTAAAGACCCCGGGAAAGGGCGGATAATTAAACTTATTGATAGCGATAACGATGGTAAGTTGGATAAGCATACAGACTTTGCTGATGTTGACGATCCGCGTGGGATACTCATCATGGGCGACCAGGTTTTTGTGCTTCATACTGTTTTCTCAAAGGAAACCCGTAAGGCAACAGGTATGATCTTGGAAGTTTTTGAAGATAAAGATCATGATGGCATTGCCGACGGGCCGCCAAAACCACTCGTCGAACACCTGAGTAATGCTCATATGCTGGTTGAACGTGGAACAGACCATGCTACTAATGGCATCCGTATGGGGATTGATGGATGGATCTACATAGCTGTAGGCGATTTCGGCTTTCATGACGCAACAGACCGCGATGGTAAAAAACTGACCATGCTTGGCGGCGGTATTATAAGGGTAAGGCCTAATGGTAGAGAAATGGAGGTTTATACACATGGTACCCGCAATATTTATGATGTTGCCATAGATCCGTACATGAATGTATTTACCCGCGATAATACCAATGATGGCGGCGGCTGGAACATCAGGTTTTCGCATCATATCCAATCGGGCGAATATGGTTACCCCTTGTTATTTCAGCATTTTACAGATGAGATACTGCCGGCATTGGTAGATTTGGGTGGTGGCTCGGGTACAGGTTCATTGTTTATGGATGAACCTACCTGGCCGGAGAAGTACAACCATGTGCCTATGACCGCCGATTGGGGGCGGAGTGAGCTTTATATAAATAGGGTAAAACCAGATGGTGCCAGTTTTAAACAAACTGAAGAACCATTTATTGAATTACCCCAAATCACTGATCTGGATGTTGATGGCTCGGGGCGGCTCTATCTTTCAGCCTGGGATGGCGCGGGGTATTCGGGCAGTGCATCAAAGGGTTATGTTATCAGGGCCATACCTAATGGATGGAGCTATAAAGCATTTCCTGATGTTAAAGCGCTGGCCATAGCTGATTTAGCCAATATGTTAAAATCAGAAAGCGCGGTGGCAAGGTTAAATGCCTCACAGGAACTTATTACAAGGCCGGCCGACGAAAGCAGCAAGGCCGCTTTTGCAATTGCATCAGATGTGGGTGCCCCTTTATATGCACGGGTAGCCGCTCTTTTCACTTACGCTCAAATTGCACGGGAAAGTGGAATAGCTAACCTCGTACAACTTACTCAGGACAATGCCCTGAGGGAATTTGCATTACGTGAGTTAACCGATAGGAAAGCCGGGATAGCGCAGGTACCGATAGCTCCATTTTTGAACGGGCTGAAAGATTCGTCTCCGCGCGTGAAGGCTGCGGCAATTATAGGTTTGGGTCGTCTTAGCCGTTTAGAAGCAGCCCCTGAATTGCTTAAAACACAGGTTCCTGCAAGTTTTGCAGCGCCTGCTAAAAATACCGAGGGGGCGCACGCAACGCCTAATTCGGCCATTATACTGCCCCACCTGGCTGTGAGGGCGCTTGTAAGTATGAATGCGGTTGATGGATGCGTTAGTGCAATAGGCACAACCAATTCAACATTAGCGTTATGGGCATTGCGTTATATGTATGATGCTAAAGCAGTAAATGGTTTGATTGCCGTTTATCCCAAAATCAAAAACCCAAAAACAAAAAAACAAATACTGGTAACCCTGGCACGCCTTTATAAGCAGGAGGCTCCTTATGATGCTTCCTGGTGGTGGGGGACACGGCCCGACTCACATGGCCCTATTTACAAAGGCATAACCTGGGAAGGTTCGGCTCGTATCGAAAAATTCCTGACAGTTGAACGGAGTAAAGCAGGCGCTGCAGGTAAACAATTTTATGCCGATTTGAACGAGCGCCATCAAATGGGTATCACAGCTTTTGGCGGTGAGGAAAAAAGTGCTCCAACAAAAGAGGTTAAAGTGGATTTGTCAAAGATCCTGAACAAAAAAGGGCAGATCGGCAACTCTTCTATTGAAGATGTGATGTTAATGTTAGCCAAAGTTAAAGGAGATCCAAAGAAAGGAAAGGCACTGTTTACGCAGCAAGGTTGTGTAGCCTGCCATAGTCTTACCCGCGGCGAAAAATTAAAAGGGCCATTTATGGGACAGATAGGATCTATCATGAACCGCCAGCAAATTGCCGAATCTATCTTAAAGCCAAGTGCATCCATTTCGCAGGGATTTGCTACAGTGATGATTACAGCCAAAGGCAATAAAAATTATATGGGATTTATTACGGATGAGTCTGCCCAAAAAATAGTGATGAGAAACATTACCGGAGATGTATTTACCATCAAAGCCAGTGATGTGCTTACCCGGAAGGAATTGAAAACATCCATGATGCCTGTTGGCCTTGCCAATGCGTTATCCTATGATGAGTTTGCATCACTGGTTACGTTTCTTTCTCAACAAAAAAATTAA
- a CDS encoding CehA/McbA family metallohydrolase, which produces MVIVAGCISGSAMGQSAHINPWAPKPPGTLPPPASLSQGVWLKGELHMHSRHSKESSNNSISKIITFCKLVGIDFLAITDHDNHVEGDVAHNTWADPEFKSDSVLLLYAAEWTTTRGHGNAFSARPYDHQQLYDVRDQRDTVVGRIKNKLGIHLSANHPSGKDHFGYSYDMVNSIEVWNSAIWSKNANAIMIWDDMLSSGRKLTGRGGSDAHHGVPAGDEKPGPNTYQAKANYAGTPTTWVFATARTKQAVIDALTNGRVSISSNPYAPRVEFYADLNGDDKMDLMMGDNVKATGKPVKFKVQLTGNSIKDTTYTINVVKNGNPFGIFKMEGKTPEFEFTDTPAMAGRTYYRVTVEGPSTPYPQVPQSAALSGNMVGLSNPICFNFDPNF; this is translated from the coding sequence ATGGTTATAGTTGCGGGCTGTATCAGCGGTTCGGCAATGGGGCAATCGGCCCATATAAATCCCTGGGCTCCCAAACCGCCGGGCACACTGCCGCCGCCGGCCAGTCTCAGTCAGGGTGTCTGGCTTAAAGGCGAGCTGCACATGCACTCCAGGCATAGCAAGGAATCGTCAAATAATTCAATAAGCAAGATCATCACTTTTTGCAAGTTGGTAGGGATCGACTTCCTGGCCATTACCGATCATGATAACCATGTGGAAGGCGACGTAGCTCACAACACCTGGGCTGATCCGGAATTTAAGTCGGATTCGGTATTGCTGCTTTACGCTGCCGAATGGACAACTACCCGCGGCCATGGCAACGCCTTTTCGGCCAGGCCTTATGATCATCAACAGTTATATGACGTGCGCGATCAGCGCGATACTGTGGTAGGGCGCATAAAAAATAAGCTGGGCATTCACCTGTCAGCTAATCATCCCAGCGGTAAAGATCATTTTGGGTATTCATATGATATGGTTAATTCTATCGAGGTATGGAATTCGGCTATCTGGTCAAAAAATGCCAATGCTATTATGATCTGGGACGATATGTTGTCATCGGGCCGAAAGCTAACCGGCAGGGGAGGGAGCGATGCTCATCATGGTGTGCCTGCAGGAGATGAAAAACCAGGTCCTAACACCTATCAAGCCAAAGCTAATTATGCCGGAACGCCTACTACCTGGGTATTTGCAACTGCACGCACCAAGCAAGCTGTTATTGATGCCTTAACCAACGGACGGGTATCCATAAGTTCAAACCCATACGCTCCCCGTGTTGAGTTTTATGCCGATTTAAATGGCGACGATAAAATGGATCTGATGATGGGAGATAATGTGAAGGCAACCGGCAAGCCGGTTAAATTTAAGGTTCAGTTAACCGGAAACAGTATAAAGGATACCACTTATACTATCAATGTGGTCAAAAACGGAAACCCGTTTGGTATTTTTAAAATGGAGGGCAAAACGCCTGAGTTTGAATTTACCGATACGCCGGCAATGGCCGGTCGTACTTATTACCGGGTTACGGTTGAAGGGCCATCTACACCTTACCCGCAGGTGCCGCAATCGGCAGCACTGAGCGGGAATATGGTAGGATTGTCAAACCCGATTTGTTTTAATTTTGATCCGAATTTCTGA
- a CDS encoding START domain-containing protein produces MKSGHMKNITNGLWLFSCFMFFLPAWLHAQGKWELRRNENGIKVYSRTPLTGNLKEIRVVCEFNTTKTKLIAALKDIDHYNDWVYSTKENNMLKVLNPDQFIYHSVSNLPWPLKDRDLIVELSVLPAEKHEQFQIQVKSLPDYLPRDKKYVRVPYSFALWNVTVKNESILKIDYTFSVDPGGSIPVWLVNGTLPVGPYNSFHKLKTLLESPL; encoded by the coding sequence ATGAAGAGTGGGCACATGAAGAATATTACAAATGGGCTATGGCTCTTTAGCTGTTTCATGTTTTTTTTGCCGGCATGGCTTCATGCCCAGGGGAAATGGGAATTAAGACGCAACGAAAATGGCATTAAGGTTTATTCCAGAACCCCTTTGACAGGTAACCTAAAAGAGATACGCGTAGTTTGTGAATTTAATACAACCAAAACAAAATTAATTGCGGCGCTAAAAGATATCGATCATTATAACGACTGGGTTTATAGCACAAAAGAGAACAACATGCTGAAAGTTTTAAACCCCGATCAGTTTATTTATCATTCTGTATCCAATTTACCATGGCCATTGAAAGACCGCGACTTGATTGTTGAATTAAGTGTGCTCCCGGCTGAAAAACATGAACAGTTTCAGATTCAGGTTAAGAGCCTTCCGGATTACTTACCAAGGGATAAAAAATATGTAAGGGTGCCCTACTCCTTTGCATTGTGGAACGTAACTGTAAAAAACGAAAGTATATTAAAAATAGATTATACTTTTAGCGTAGATCCAGGCGGAAGCATTCCTGTTTGGTTGGTAAACGGCACATTGCCCGTTGGTCCGTATAATTCATTCCATAAATTAAAAACACTACTGGAAAGCCCGCTTTAA
- a CDS encoding glyoxalase gives MQHKAISLRPFIGAKDFEISRSFYRDLGFEEVVLSADMSVFKTGQLAFYLQKAYVKDWIDNTMLFLEVDDVARYWNELLTLDLPSKYAGVRLTPIRVEQWGRECFLHDPSGILWHFGEFFNKP, from the coding sequence ATGCAACACAAAGCTATATCGCTCAGGCCGTTCATTGGCGCTAAAGATTTTGAAATATCGCGAAGCTTTTATCGCGACCTGGGTTTTGAGGAGGTTGTACTGAGTGCTGATATGTCGGTATTTAAAACCGGCCAGCTCGCGTTTTACCTGCAAAAAGCTTATGTTAAAGATTGGATAGATAATACCATGCTGTTTTTGGAAGTTGATGACGTTGCCCGCTACTGGAACGAGTTGCTGACTTTAGATTTACCTTCAAAATATGCAGGCGTAAGATTAACCCCGATCCGCGTTGAGCAATGGGGGCGGGAGTGTTTTTTACATGACCCCTCCGGAATCCTTTGGCATTTTGGCGAGTTTTTTAATAAACCTTAA
- a CDS encoding TetR/AcrR family transcriptional regulator: protein MTITAETTTEEKILNAARQIFTKKGFLATTVRDIATEANTNVASVNYYFRSKENLFAFIMDETIKKLFDKIGPVLNDESTTAIEKIEICVGYYIDQLLENPDFPFFMVNEVLAGQTTLPMIEKVKTLTDSVFAKQLYTLQADGVIKFHPVNLMWNIAGMIVFPFLVRPKQLQAGYFDDTEFETMIKERKKLIPVWIGQVLEGKQ, encoded by the coding sequence ATGACCATAACCGCCGAAACAACAACCGAAGAAAAAATACTGAACGCTGCCCGGCAAATCTTCACCAAAAAAGGCTTCCTGGCTACTACCGTGCGGGATATAGCAACCGAAGCCAATACCAATGTGGCATCGGTTAACTATTATTTTCGCAGTAAGGAAAATCTTTTTGCGTTTATCATGGACGAAACCATTAAAAAGCTTTTCGATAAAATTGGACCCGTTTTAAATGACGAATCGACCACTGCCATTGAAAAGATAGAGATTTGTGTGGGATACTATATCGACCAGCTTTTGGAAAACCCTGATTTTCCTTTTTTTATGGTGAACGAGGTACTTGCCGGGCAAACCACGTTACCTATGATTGAAAAAGTGAAAACATTAACCGATTCTGTTTTTGCCAAACAGCTTTACACGCTGCAGGCCGATGGCGTTATTAAATTTCACCCCGTTAACCTGATGTGGAATATTGCAGGCATGATCGTTTTTCCGTTCCTTGTGCGCCCAAAGCAACTGCAAGCCGGATATTTTGATGATACCGAATTTGAGACGATGATAAAAGAAAGGAAAAAACTGATCCCGGTTTGGATAGGGCAGGTATTGGAAGGAAAGCAGTAA
- a CDS encoding DUF5996 family protein, whose amino-acid sequence MSNPTTTRWPKLDYHDLKDTIASVHMWTQIIGKVRLKQMPWINHSWQVTLYVSSTGLTTGSMPFEGGVFQIDLDFISHTLNISTSTGEKRSFGLGTRSVAAFYSSLMDSIASVNAGVEIYAVPNEVEPAVPFAENHTPCNYNPSIMHDYWQALVRIHNVFTEFRAGFQGKNSPVHFFWGGFDLAVTRFSGRSAPKHQGNVPNMPAIVMQEAYSQEVSSCGFWPGSDAFPHPVFYAYCYPTPEDFANQQVSPPEAFYSGEMGEFLLTYEVVSGSADPERTLLQFLQSTYDAAAKTGNWDKDLQCDLSALKNA is encoded by the coding sequence ATGAGCAACCCGACAACAACACGCTGGCCAAAGCTTGATTATCATGATCTTAAAGATACCATTGCAAGTGTTCATATGTGGACTCAAATCATTGGTAAAGTAAGATTAAAACAAATGCCCTGGATCAATCATTCATGGCAAGTTACACTATATGTAAGTTCAACCGGCCTAACTACCGGAAGTATGCCATTTGAGGGTGGTGTTTTCCAGATCGACCTGGATTTTATCAGCCATACCCTGAATATATCTACCAGTACCGGAGAAAAACGATCATTTGGGCTTGGTACCAGAAGTGTGGCGGCCTTTTACAGCTCCCTAATGGACAGCATTGCTTCCGTTAATGCAGGTGTAGAAATATATGCAGTACCTAACGAAGTGGAGCCGGCCGTTCCTTTTGCCGAAAATCATACACCCTGTAACTATAACCCATCTATTATGCATGATTACTGGCAGGCGTTAGTGAGGATCCATAATGTTTTCACTGAATTCAGGGCCGGGTTCCAGGGTAAAAACAGCCCGGTACATTTCTTTTGGGGAGGATTTGACCTGGCCGTTACCCGCTTTTCGGGCAGATCGGCACCAAAACACCAGGGCAATGTCCCCAATATGCCCGCGATAGTGATGCAGGAAGCCTATTCGCAGGAAGTGAGCTCATGCGGCTTTTGGCCGGGCTCAGATGCTTTCCCTCATCCTGTTTTTTATGCGTATTGCTACCCGACCCCGGAAGATTTTGCTAACCAGCAGGTATCGCCTCCCGAGGCATTTTACAGTGGAGAAATGGGTGAGTTTTTATTAACCTATGAAGTTGTTTCGGGATCGGCCGACCCGGAACGGACTTTGCTTCAATTTTTGCAATCTACTTATGACGCTGCGGCTAAAACGGGGAACTGGGATAAAGATCTGCAATGTGATCTGTCGGCCTTAAAGAACGCGTGA
- a CDS encoding BT_3987 domain-containing protein, protein MKKNILKYLFLAGIVTAVAVSGCRKETAADKVGGQAMDNGKSFIGFPDGLEQAHFFDPFTDIKTVDVFSIKRDAKSSADLQKDQTIILKALPAAIDKYNENNDTEYELLPTSLYTISSAKVTADGSGNLTAKFPPGDFQNYFTIKLNGAKFDLTKKYALAYKITDAAGLNIHDASKDTLFTFFAIKNKYDGEYHSTGTFHHPVNGDRAIDRDKTLTTAGATSVTTEIGDIGGSMTLTVNEATNEVTVSGNVSATQPLLPVVGKKSTYDPATKSFILNYRYEAGTGDRVVEETIKHI, encoded by the coding sequence ATGAAAAAGAACATATTAAAATATTTGTTTCTTGCCGGTATAGTAACTGCAGTTGCCGTTTCTGGCTGCCGGAAAGAAACCGCCGCCGACAAAGTGGGTGGGCAGGCAATGGATAATGGTAAGTCATTTATTGGGTTTCCCGACGGACTTGAACAAGCACATTTCTTCGATCCGTTTACGGATATTAAAACCGTTGACGTTTTTTCCATCAAACGCGATGCTAAAAGCTCGGCTGATCTGCAAAAAGATCAAACGATCATCTTAAAAGCGCTTCCTGCCGCTATTGACAAATACAATGAAAATAACGATACCGAGTATGAGCTTTTACCAACAAGCCTTTATACAATAAGCAGCGCTAAAGTTACTGCCGATGGTTCGGGAAATCTTACTGCCAAATTTCCACCCGGAGATTTTCAGAATTACTTTACCATTAAACTAAATGGTGCAAAATTTGATCTTACCAAAAAATATGCGCTTGCGTATAAAATTACTGATGCTGCGGGTTTAAACATACATGACGCCAGCAAAGACACTTTATTTACCTTTTTTGCTATCAAAAACAAGTATGACGGTGAATACCACTCAACAGGTACTTTCCACCACCCTGTAAATGGCGACCGCGCTATCGACAGGGATAAAACCCTTACCACAGCAGGCGCTACTTCAGTTACCACTGAAATTGGAGATATCGGCGGATCAATGACCCTGACCGTGAATGAAGCTACAAACGAAGTAACTGTTTCTGGTAATGTTAGCGCAACCCAACCGTTATTGCCTGTTGTCGGTAAGAAAAGCACCTACGACCCTGCAACTAAAAGCTTTATACTAAACTACAGGTATGAGGCAGGTACGGGCGATCGTGTTGTTGAAGAAACCATTAAACACATATAA
- a CDS encoding SusD/RagB family nutrient-binding outer membrane lipoprotein — MKKIYLYTLAGALIFSGAGCNKVKDFGDVNTNPGSTITPIPSALLSNVEAGLSGYASTGTEAISGGQYAQFFTETQYSGTSLYNLPQNSFTGNYAGNLNNLQIIINLAPNKNMVNVAKILQQYIFWIVTDSWGDVPYSEALKGAANILPKYDKQQDIYKGMLSTLTTAINSFDSSPISGDIIYSGDVASWKRMANSLKLLIAVQMSKTTEASAASAAAKEAIAVAGGGVITSTDQNFTVKYPGGVYKSPWWNLYNGRKDFAESKTLTDYTASTSDPRQAAFGGESEQAGNLNTSSIGVPYGLVRLSVTAFTDANPKWARVLRGDFRLENGSVTLITAAEVWLARAEAVNLGWITPTADETVAKDFQNGIGESFVQWGLTSAAGKTFAQGLGTPDIKLISTQRWVASYPDGHLAWDIWRKSGFPVLTPAPDATNSSKQIVRRFTYAPSEYNTNGKNVAAAVANLDGGDTQDARVWWDVK; from the coding sequence ATGAAAAAAATATATTTATATACATTAGCAGGCGCACTTATTTTTTCGGGTGCGGGTTGCAACAAGGTTAAGGATTTTGGCGATGTGAATACCAATCCTGGCTCGACGATAACACCAATACCTTCGGCCCTGTTATCAAACGTTGAAGCCGGCTTAAGCGGGTACGCTTCTACAGGTACTGAAGCCATCAGCGGTGGGCAGTATGCCCAGTTTTTTACTGAAACCCAGTATTCGGGAACTTCATTATACAACTTACCTCAAAACTCATTTACAGGCAACTATGCAGGTAACCTAAACAACCTGCAAATCATAATTAACCTGGCTCCGAATAAAAACATGGTTAACGTTGCAAAAATATTGCAGCAGTACATATTTTGGATTGTAACGGATTCATGGGGTGATGTTCCGTATAGCGAGGCTTTAAAAGGCGCCGCCAACATCCTGCCTAAATATGATAAGCAGCAGGACATTTACAAAGGCATGCTAAGTACGCTAACAACAGCAATAAATTCGTTCGATTCATCGCCTATAAGCGGAGACATTATTTACAGCGGTGATGTTGCTTCATGGAAAAGAATGGCCAATTCACTTAAATTGCTGATAGCTGTTCAAATGTCAAAAACTACCGAAGCTTCTGCCGCCTCTGCAGCAGCTAAAGAAGCTATTGCTGTTGCCGGTGGAGGTGTTATAACCAGCACCGACCAAAACTTTACAGTTAAATACCCGGGCGGCGTTTACAAAAGTCCATGGTGGAACCTGTATAACGGCCGTAAGGATTTTGCTGAATCAAAAACCCTTACTGATTATACCGCAAGCACCAGCGACCCACGCCAGGCAGCTTTTGGTGGCGAAAGTGAGCAGGCAGGCAACCTTAATACATCAAGTATTGGTGTCCCTTACGGTTTAGTGCGTTTATCGGTCACCGCGTTTACCGACGCCAATCCGAAATGGGCACGTGTATTACGCGGCGATTTCAGGCTTGAAAACGGATCTGTAACGCTGATTACCGCTGCCGAAGTATGGCTGGCAAGGGCCGAAGCTGTAAACCTTGGCTGGATTACTCCAACTGCCGATGAAACAGTAGCCAAAGATTTTCAAAATGGTATAGGCGAGTCATTTGTTCAGTGGGGACTAACTTCTGCTGCTGGTAAAACTTTTGCTCAAGGCTTAGGCACGCCGGATATCAAATTAATTTCAACTCAACGTTGGGTGGCAAGTTATCCTGACGGGCATTTGGCCTGGGATATCTGGAGAAAAAGCGGATTCCCTGTGCTTACCCCTGCTCCGGATGCTACAAATTCATCTAAACAGATTGTAAGAAGATTTACATATGCCCCTTCAGAGTACAATACCAACGGCAAAAATGTGGCTGCTGCTGTAGCCAATTTAGATGGTGGAGACACCCAGGATGCGCGCGTATGGTGGGATGTTAAGTAA
- a CDS encoding DHA2 family efflux MFS transporter permease subunit gives MAESGFKKWIITITVIIASLLELIDTTIVNVSIPQIQGNLGATITDAAWVVTGYSVANVIILPMSGWLSSFFGRKNYFLTSIIVFTIASFLCGNAHSLTELVCFRILQGLAGGGLLSTSQAILIETWPAEQLGTATALFGLGAVVGPTIGPTIGGYITDHAAWRWIFYVNIPVGILASIFTVMYVRVTSREGKDKPIDWWGIALLAITVGSLQTILEKGEDEDWFATTYIIVLTCTAIIGLLLFLWRELSTNHPIVNFKIMRHRSFSAGMVTSFILGVGLYGSQFVFPVFCQNLLGFSAQQTGEILLPGGLFTIMMMPFVGIMLNKGLPAQFMAVVGMILFFVFSWFMSGSTLASGTGDFFWPLAIRGIGLALLFVPLTTIAIGGLKGAEIGQGTGLNNMMRQLGGSFGIAGLNTLIHIRVATHRNNLLTNINPYNTYFSNRYDALLHGFMAKGKSFFDASKMAYAAIDGTVNKQSTLLSYNDAYIVVGWVMLAAIPLIFLAPIVKGQKAVADTH, from the coding sequence ATGGCCGAGTCAGGATTTAAAAAGTGGATTATTACCATTACGGTAATTATAGCTTCATTGTTAGAATTAATAGATACCACCATAGTTAACGTTTCCATTCCTCAAATTCAGGGTAACCTTGGGGCTACTATCACCGATGCTGCCTGGGTAGTTACCGGGTATAGCGTGGCAAACGTGATCATTTTGCCCATGTCGGGTTGGTTAAGCAGCTTTTTCGGGCGTAAAAACTATTTTTTAACCTCCATCATTGTATTTACTATTGCCTCGTTTTTATGCGGAAATGCCCATAGCCTCACCGAGCTTGTTTGTTTCAGGATTTTACAGGGCTTAGCAGGCGGCGGCTTGCTTTCAACATCCCAGGCTATCCTGATTGAAACATGGCCGGCTGAGCAGTTGGGCACAGCTACAGCCTTGTTTGGATTGGGTGCGGTTGTTGGTCCAACTATAGGCCCCACAATTGGCGGCTATATAACAGACCACGCCGCCTGGCGCTGGATTTTTTATGTAAATATACCTGTAGGTATCCTGGCTTCTATATTTACGGTAATGTATGTAAGGGTAACATCCCGCGAGGGGAAGGACAAACCTATCGATTGGTGGGGAATTGCTTTACTGGCTATAACAGTAGGCAGCTTGCAAACCATATTGGAAAAGGGGGAAGACGAAGACTGGTTTGCCACTACCTATATCATTGTACTTACCTGTACAGCAATTATAGGATTGTTGCTTTTTTTGTGGCGCGAGTTAAGTACCAATCATCCTATTGTTAATTTCAAGATCATGCGCCACCGAAGTTTTTCGGCGGGGATGGTTACCTCTTTTATCCTTGGCGTGGGCTTGTATGGTTCACAATTTGTTTTTCCTGTTTTTTGTCAAAACCTGCTGGGGTTTTCGGCACAGCAAACCGGCGAGATCTTGCTGCCGGGTGGTTTGTTTACCATTATGATGATGCCTTTTGTAGGTATTATGCTTAATAAAGGCCTGCCTGCGCAATTTATGGCTGTGGTTGGTATGATATTGTTCTTTGTTTTCTCCTGGTTTATGAGCGGCTCAACGCTGGCATCGGGCACGGGTGATTTCTTCTGGCCTTTAGCCATCAGGGGGATCGGCTTGGCGCTTCTTTTTGTGCCGCTGACTACTATTGCTATCGGCGGTTTAAAAGGAGCTGAGATAGGGCAGGGCACAGGCTTAAACAATATGATGCGACAGTTGGGCGGCTCGTTTGGTATTGCCGGTTTAAATACGCTCATTCACATCCGTGTGGCAACGCACCGCAATAACCTGTTAACCAATATTAACCCTTATAATACCTACTTCAGCAACAGGTATGATGCCTTGCTGCATGGGTTTATGGCTAAGGGGAAATCATTTTTTGATGCTTCGAAAATGGCTTATGCTGCTATTGACGGTACGGTTAACAAACAAAGTACGCTGCTAAGTTATAATGATGCTTATATTGTGGTTGGCTGGGTAATGCTGGCTGCAATTCCGCTGATATTTTTAGCGCCGATTGTAAAAGGACAAAAGGCTGTGGCCGATACCCATTGA